A stretch of Rhododendron vialii isolate Sample 1 chromosome 4a, ASM3025357v1 DNA encodes these proteins:
- the LOC131323760 gene encoding protein FAR-RED IMPAIRED RESPONSE 1-like — protein MDDYNFSISDSWSFENDVRSEESISHNSRDYTLEFTTDQIFESREDMLAWARSVGLKYGIVVVILNSAKLKGGKLPKCILGCERGGKYEPPRNHVEGQSLQRNTGTRKCDCPFQLRGIPQHPYGIRWGLEVISGVHNHEIAKHIEGHEYPSRLKPIEKQFVVDMANSTAPREILNILKQKDPSNTTGIKSIYNTIFSNKAVKLEGLTPIQYVIRQLLKKHYLHQFLTNPDTNEITDIIWVHPMSLELSVNFPSVLIIDATYKTNEYRKPLLEVVGITSTWRTYSLMFAYLINEREETLTWALDNLKNWMLQKGASMSLVFVSDRDLALMNAIEACFPTARHILCIWHINQCVMKNCSRVLGPEWKRFIKSWHSLINSSTPSSFEHKWQAMCDDFRQFPYVITYLWQTWLRSYKERFVSAWTDTCMHLGSNSSQRAESAHARLKLYLGDTMSSLQTSFDKIEKMLKNQFGEIKKSFEKSLNIPRHKQLRDDIFDQVRCRISLEAMEFIHDQLETALEVSPHIVGYCNCTIKITHGLPCMHDLAYYRSISTPIPLWSIHAHWTRLSMHATEFNEEGARPDRTSQVVEILDGMDPPMREHIIDRIIDMADPSCSIVRPPSYNTEHRGRPTGRDEQRTRRIPSFSEASTSRSKTATSRVRGRGRRGRGFGASNTQFIVPSITDRYIQRLPQAYQRYVSHTVDVLGDGHCGFRAIAALIGYGENDWSRVREELIEEIRQNFYLYSVIYPVNDWPNRLLILLNWFEPTAPQNHWMEAMTLGVVIATRYNLVLHTFDEDVYGCFTHLPLRSPPVPVEYRREIAIARVDQPADKPAV, from the exons ATGGATGactacaacttttcaatttcagatagttggtcatTTGAGAATGATGTTCGTAGTGAGGAGAGTATCTCCCACAATAGTCGCGATTATACACTAGAATTTACCACCGACCAG atttttgaaagtagagaAGATATGTTAGCTTGGGCACGGAGCGTTGGTCTAAAATATGGTATTGTGGTGGTTATTTTAAATTCTGCTAAGTTAAAAGGCGGCAAATTGCCGAAATGCATTCTTGGTTgtgaaagaggaggaaagtacGAACCGCCACGAAATCATGTTGAAGGGCAATCCTTGCAAAGAAACACTGGGACTAGAAAATGCGATTGCCCATTTCAACTGCGAggtataccacaacatccatacggtatcaggTGGGGTTTAGAGGTTATTAGTGGTGtccataaccatgaaatagcaaaacatattgagggccacgagtacccgtcaaggctaaaaccaatagagaaacaatttgtggtcgACATGGCCAACAGCACTGCGCCTCGTGAGATTcttaatattttgaagcaaaaagacCCGTCAAACACTACGGGAATCAAGAGCATTTATAACaccattttttcaaacaaagcaGTCAAACTGGAGGGTCTAACTCCTATTCAGTATGTCATACGTCAATTACTTAAGAAACATTACCTCCATCAATTTCTTACAAATCCGGATACTaacgaaatcacagatattaTTTGGGTTCATCCTATGAGTCTAGAGCTATCTGTCAACTTTCCGTCTGTACTGATCATTGATGCCACGTACAAGACCAATGAGTATCGAAAACCACTATTGGAGGTTGTTggtatcacatccacatggcgaacttactcgcttatgttcgcttatcttattaatgagagagaagagacattGACATGGGCATTGGATAACTTAAAAAACTGGATGCTTCAAAAGGGGGCGTCGATGTCATTGGTGTTTGTTTCAGATCGGGATTTAGCGCTTATGAACGCCATTGAAGCATGTTTCCCTACAGCACGTCACATCTtgtgtatttggcacataaatcaGTGCGTCATGAAGAACTGCAGTCGTGTGCTTGGTCCGGAATGGAAGCGCTTCATCAAGTCATGGCACTCGCTTATCAATTCATCTACACCTTCGTCTTTCGAACATAAGTGGCAAGCCATGTGCGACGATTTTCGCCAGTTCCCGTATGTCATAACTTACCTGTGGCAAACATGGTTAAGGTCGTACAAAGAGCGGTTTGTTTCAGCATGGACAGATACATGTATGCACCTCGgaagcaattcaagtcaaag GGCAGAGTCTGCACATGCGAGGCTAAAGCTATATTTGGGGGATACTATGTCATCGCTacaaacatcttttgataaaatagaaaagatgttgaaaaatcagttcggGGAAATTAAGAAGTCGTTCGAGAAATCATTGAACATTCCACGCCACAAACAATTGCGTGACGACATTTTTGATCAGGTTAGGTGTCGcatttcattagaggcaatggagTTCATACATGATCAGCTAGAAACCGCTTTAGAAGTATCCCCCCACATTGTTGGCTATTGCAACTGTACGATCAAAATCacacacggattgccatgcatgcacgatCTTGCATATTATCGTTCCATTTCCACTCCAATTCCGCTATGGAGTATTCACGCTCATTGGACTAGGTTGTCTATGCACGCAACCGAGTTTAATGAAGAGGGAGCACGACCTGACAGGACATCTCAGGTCGTTGAGATATTAGATGGGATGGATCCACCTATGCGAGAGCATATCATAGACAGGATTATCGATATGGCAGATCCATCTTGTAGCATAGTTCGACCTCCATCGTACAACACAGAACATAGAGGTCGACCTACAGGTAGAGATGAGCAAAGAACACGTCGCATACCTTCTTTCTCAGAAGCATCCACTTCAAGATCAAAGACTGCAACATcgcgagtgagagggagagggagacgtgGGAGGGGTTTTGGGGCTAGCAACACTCAATTTATAGTTCCATCCATCACTGATCGCTACATTCAACGATTACCTCAGGCTTATCAGCGTTATGTTTCCCACACTGTTGACGTGCTTGGTGATGGTCATTGTGGATTCAGGGCGATAGCTGCACTAATCGGGTATGGTGAAAATGATTGGAGTCGAGTACGAGAGGAGCTTATTGAAGAGATTCGACAAAATTTTTATCTATACAGTGTGATTTATCCAGTCAATGATTGGCCAAATCGTCTACTAATTTTACTGAATTGGTTCGAGCCTACAGCACCACAAAATCATTGGATGGAGGCTATGACTTTGGGAGTTGTCATCGCAACAAGGTACAACCttgtactgcatacatttgatgaggatgtttacggttgttttactcatttgCCATTGAGGTCCCCTCCAGTTCCAGTCGAATACCGCCGGGAAATTGCTATTGCCCGT GTTGAccaaccggctgacaagccggctgtctga